A window of Deltaproteobacteria bacterium contains these coding sequences:
- a CDS encoding glutamate synthase: protein MNPINFNFLCSEPAPPNGRNVGIIGAGPSGLAATGYLSCLGYQVEVYDKLPKPGGLMLFGIPGYRIPKERIDLGVRALERKAGVIFHTHTKICCSGPLHDEEGDHFCREILGFGDMVKKHDAIMICTGSWRSRKLGIPGENLAGVFSGLEFLFPIRAVKYCAPNVKLPDVAGKAVAVIGAGHSAVDVAHNAIHLGAAKVHHVYRRTCREAPCGAFEIDQLRDMGVDWLERSTPLRVVGGTRVEGLEVSRPGPDGPETVVLPVDLVVAAIGETATPPFAKELGLENVRKGEVRWLHMTAIENVFVAGDALSGPSKIGKAVYSGLRAARSLANWLDLKAQDRLEAYDYNDLVANEAGFRRQA, encoded by the coding sequence ATGAACCCGATCAATTTCAATTTTTTGTGTTCCGAGCCCGCCCCGCCCAATGGCCGCAATGTCGGCATCATCGGCGCCGGCCCCTCCGGCCTGGCCGCCACGGGCTATTTGTCCTGTCTGGGCTATCAGGTCGAGGTTTACGATAAATTGCCCAAGCCGGGTGGCTTGATGCTGTTCGGCATTCCCGGCTACCGCATTCCCAAGGAACGCATCGACCTGGGCGTGCGCGCCCTGGAGCGCAAGGCCGGGGTCATCTTTCATACCCACACCAAGATCTGCTGTAGCGGGCCGCTGCATGACGAGGAAGGGGACCATTTTTGCCGCGAGATTCTGGGTTTTGGCGACATGGTCAAAAAGCATGATGCCATCATGATCTGCACGGGCTCCTGGCGCTCGCGCAAGCTAGGCATTCCGGGCGAGAATCTGGCCGGCGTGTTTTCCGGGCTGGAGTTTTTGTTTCCCATTCGGGCCGTGAAATACTGCGCCCCCAACGTGAAGCTGCCGGACGTGGCCGGCAAGGCCGTGGCCGTCATCGGCGCCGGCCATTCGGCCGTGGACGTGGCGCACAACGCCATCCATTTGGGCGCGGCCAAGGTCCACCATGTGTACCGCCGGACCTGCCGGGAAGCGCCGTGCGGGGCTTTTGAAATCGATCAGTTGCGAGACATGGGCGTGGACTGGCTGGAGCGGAGCACGCCCCTGCGTGTCGTGGGCGGGACCAGGGTCGAGGGCCTGGAAGTGTCCCGTCCCGGCCCCGATGGCCCGGAAACTGTTGTCCTGCCCGTGGATCTGGTGGTGGCCGCCATCGGCGAGACGGCCACGCCGCCGTTCGCCAAGGAATTGGGCCTTGAGAACGTGCGCAAGGGCGAGGTGCGCTGGCTGCACATGACCGCCATCGAAAATGTGTTCGTGGCTGGCGATGCCCTGAGCGGTCCGAGCAAGATCGGCAAGGCGGTGTACAGCGGTCTGCGCGCGGCCCGGTCCCTGGCCAACTGGCTCGATCTCAAGGCCCAGGATCGTCTCGAGGCGTATGACTATAACGATTTGGTGGCCAACGAGGCCGGATTTCGGAGGCAGGCATGA
- a CDS encoding (Fe-S)-binding protein, with protein MSGRKTLHIDYSLCIGCETCEYVCRFTNDTSRIHMTRTVDGVMVPLYCHHCDNPKCANACPRGAITRDQDGAIVLQPMLCRGCQTKNCILACPYGAMFETDRGVMVAKCDMCAQRRQIGMGPACVEMCPCAAIAYVERDEIPNLETEKSRQALQKVMEHLKLPGK; from the coding sequence ATGAGCGGTCGGAAAACCCTGCATATCGACTATAGCCTGTGCATTGGCTGCGAGACTTGCGAATATGTCTGCCGTTTTACCAACGATACATCGCGCATCCACATGACTCGCACCGTGGATGGCGTCATGGTGCCGCTGTATTGCCATCATTGCGACAATCCCAAGTGCGCCAACGCCTGTCCCCGTGGCGCCATCACGCGCGACCAGGATGGAGCCATCGTGCTGCAACCCATGCTTTGCCGAGGGTGTCAGACCAAGAATTGCATTCTGGCCTGTCCGTACGGGGCCATGTTCGAGACAGATCGCGGAGTCATGGTCGCCAAATGCGATATGTGCGCCCAGCGCCGTCAAATTGGCATGGGGCCGGCCTGTGTGGAAATGTGCCCGTGTGCGGCCATTGCGTACGTGGAGCGGGACGAAATTCCGAATTTGGAAACGGAAAAGTCACGCCAGGCGTTGCAAAAGGTCATGGAACATTTGAAGCTGCCGGGAAAATAG